Proteins encoded by one window of Ramlibacter tataouinensis:
- a CDS encoding ABC transporter permease, whose translation MDTFRFLARRLLQGLAALLLIAVMNFLLVRAAPGDPATLLAGESGAADEVFLQQLRERFDLDRPLPQQLATYLGQLAQGDLGVSYRQQQPVIDLILDRLPATLLLTGTAFLLSLAIGVALGVWASVRAGTWKDSAISLFATVFYAMPVYWLALLAVLVFAVWLPWLPAFGYETVGGGHTGLARMLDIGRHLVLPAVVLAMFFMAVYARMTRASMLEVAGMDFVKTARAKGLPAGRVLRAHVLRNALLPVVTLAGLQAGAMVGGAVIIETVFAWPGIGRLLFDALQQRDYSLLLGTFLVTAALAVLFNIITDVAYTLVDPRIQLR comes from the coding sequence TTGGATACCTTTCGCTTCCTGGCGCGGCGACTGTTGCAGGGCCTGGCCGCCCTGCTGCTGATCGCGGTGATGAACTTCCTGCTGGTGCGGGCGGCCCCGGGCGACCCGGCCACCCTGCTGGCGGGCGAGTCCGGCGCAGCCGACGAGGTGTTCCTGCAGCAGTTGCGCGAGCGTTTCGACCTCGACCGTCCGCTGCCCCAGCAGCTCGCGACCTACCTTGGGCAGCTGGCGCAGGGCGACCTCGGCGTCTCCTACCGGCAGCAGCAGCCAGTGATCGACCTGATCCTCGATCGCCTGCCCGCCACCCTGCTGCTGACCGGCACGGCCTTCCTGCTGTCGCTGGCCATCGGCGTGGCGCTGGGCGTCTGGGCCAGCGTGCGCGCGGGCACCTGGAAGGACAGCGCCATCAGCCTGTTCGCCACCGTCTTCTATGCGATGCCGGTCTACTGGCTGGCGCTGCTGGCGGTGCTGGTGTTCGCGGTGTGGCTGCCGTGGCTTCCCGCCTTCGGCTACGAAACGGTGGGTGGTGGGCACACCGGTCTGGCCCGCATGCTGGACATCGGCCGGCACCTGGTGCTGCCTGCGGTCGTGCTCGCCATGTTCTTCATGGCGGTCTATGCCCGCATGACGCGCGCCTCGATGCTGGAAGTCGCCGGCATGGACTTCGTGAAGACCGCCCGGGCCAAGGGACTGCCCGCCGGCCGGGTGCTGCGCGCCCACGTGCTGCGCAACGCCCTGCTGCCGGTGGTCACGCTGGCCGGCCTGCAGGCCGGCGCGATGGTCGGCGGTGCCGTGATCATCGAAACCGTGTTTGCCTGGCCGGGCATCGGCCGACTGCTGTTCGACGCCCTGCAGCAGCGCGACTACTCGCTGCTGCTGGGCACCTTCCTCGTGACCGCCGCGCTGGCGGTCCTGTTCAACATCATCACCGACGTGGCCTACACCCTGGTGGACCCTCGGATCCAGTTGCGATGA
- a CDS encoding ABC transporter substrate-binding protein: MTIDRRELLSAGAAGLGWLAAGFSASALAQASGHTLNIALFPEPNGVVAGLGSTGPAQTVIGNIYDGLLRFDEKLQPMPNLATEWTVSPDMKVYTFKLKKGVTFHDGKPFTADDVVFTADKLMRTLNPRVRVAMASVESVKALDPHTVEFRMAIPYAAFIQLFDSSTLPIAPKHLYGDDVTKPLSPNPVGTGPFKFKEWQRGSFIHLVRNEKYHESGLPKLENVYWHIIPDGASRAAAFESGKVDVLPGGMVEFFDVGRLDKLPNTDVTLKGHEKLCPMAWMWMNHRLPLFQDLKVRKAVMHALNRDAMAKVVWQGFAKPSTGAFSHQTQFYTPQVPQYPFDTARARKLLAESSYKGQAVRLLPLPFGESWMRLAELIRQNLTAAGFKVDLQSADLPGTIQRQSGWDFDLTLTYMFQLGDPALGVARNYVSSEIRKGSPFNNVGGYQNPKVDALFERGSREIDPKKRAEIYADIQRTLSEDVAAAWLLDLGFPTVYRSKVDNLINTSLGLIDSLGRASIKSV; the protein is encoded by the coding sequence ATGACCATCGATCGACGCGAACTGCTGTCCGCCGGCGCCGCGGGCCTCGGCTGGCTGGCCGCCGGCTTCTCCGCCAGCGCGCTGGCGCAGGCGAGCGGCCACACGCTCAACATTGCCCTGTTCCCCGAGCCCAACGGCGTGGTCGCCGGCCTGGGCTCCACCGGCCCGGCCCAGACAGTGATCGGCAACATCTACGACGGCCTGCTGCGCTTCGACGAGAAGCTGCAGCCCATGCCCAACCTGGCGACGGAGTGGACCGTCAGCCCGGACATGAAGGTCTACACCTTCAAGCTGAAGAAGGGCGTGACCTTCCATGACGGCAAGCCGTTCACCGCCGACGACGTGGTGTTCACCGCCGACAAGCTGATGCGCACGCTGAACCCGCGCGTGCGCGTCGCGATGGCCTCGGTCGAATCGGTCAAGGCGCTGGACCCGCACACGGTCGAATTCCGCATGGCCATCCCGTATGCGGCCTTCATCCAGTTGTTCGACAGCAGCACGCTGCCGATCGCCCCCAAACACCTGTATGGCGACGACGTCACCAAGCCGCTGTCGCCCAACCCGGTGGGCACCGGGCCGTTCAAGTTCAAGGAGTGGCAGCGCGGATCGTTCATCCACCTGGTCAGGAACGAGAAGTACCACGAGTCCGGCCTGCCCAAGCTGGAGAACGTGTACTGGCACATCATCCCGGACGGCGCTTCGCGCGCGGCAGCCTTCGAATCGGGCAAGGTGGACGTGCTGCCGGGCGGCATGGTGGAGTTTTTCGACGTCGGGCGGCTCGACAAGTTGCCCAACACCGATGTCACGCTCAAGGGCCACGAGAAGCTGTGTCCCATGGCCTGGATGTGGATGAACCACCGGCTGCCGCTGTTCCAGGACCTCAAGGTGCGCAAGGCCGTGATGCACGCCCTCAACCGCGACGCCATGGCCAAGGTGGTCTGGCAAGGCTTCGCCAAGCCGTCCACCGGCGCCTTCAGCCACCAGACCCAGTTCTACACGCCGCAGGTCCCGCAGTACCCCTTCGACACGGCGCGCGCCAGGAAACTGCTGGCCGAGTCCAGCTACAAGGGCCAGGCCGTGCGGCTGCTGCCGCTGCCCTTCGGCGAGAGCTGGATGCGGCTGGCGGAGCTGATCCGGCAGAACCTGACGGCCGCCGGGTTCAAGGTCGACCTGCAGTCGGCGGACCTGCCCGGCACCATCCAGCGCCAGTCGGGCTGGGACTTCGACCTGACCCTTACCTACATGTTCCAGCTTGGCGACCCCGCGCTGGGCGTGGCGCGGAACTACGTGAGCAGCGAGATCCGCAAGGGGTCGCCCTTCAACAACGTGGGCGGTTACCAGAACCCCAAGGTGGACGCCCTGTTCGAGCGCGGCTCGCGCGAGATCGACCCGAAGAAGCGCGCCGAGATCTATGCGGACATCCAGCGCACGCTGTCCGAAGACGTGGCGGCCGCCTGGCTGCTCGATCTGGGCTTCCCGACGGTCTACCGCAGCAAGGTGGACAACCTGATCAACACCTCCCTGGGGCTGATCGACAGCCTGGGGCGGGCCTCGATCAAGTCCGTCTGA
- a CDS encoding M20 aminoacylase family protein produces the protein MAHPLVDALQQSAPEFIALRRDIHRHPELGLKEDRTSELVAQRLQSWGYEVHSGLARTGVVARLKRGNGKRRLGLRADMDALPLQEHSGREWASVHPGVMHACGHDGHTAMLLAAARHLAMRGEFSGTLNLIFQPAEEHPGGARLMIEQGLFERFPCDAVFAMHNMPGTPQGDFVFRDGPAMASSDDVIITVRGQGGHGAMPHRATDPIVAASSIVLALQTVVSRNVDPQQTAVVTVGSFQAGAANNVIPDSARLLVSVRALDRGVRDLLQQRITALAQAQAASYGLEAGVEYLRDYPVLVNTPAETEFARRVAIELVGADKVVAHGPAQTGSEDFAVMLEHCPGAYVLIGNGDGEGTCMVHNPGYDFNDGNVAVGAAFWCLLAERFLTD, from the coding sequence ATGGCTCACCCGCTCGTCGACGCATTGCAGCAGTCCGCGCCGGAGTTCATCGCGCTGCGCCGCGATATCCACCGCCACCCGGAGCTCGGATTGAAGGAAGACCGCACGTCCGAACTGGTCGCGCAGCGCCTTCAGTCCTGGGGCTACGAGGTCCACAGCGGCCTGGCCCGCACCGGTGTCGTGGCCCGGCTCAAGCGGGGGAATGGAAAGCGCCGGCTCGGCCTGCGGGCGGACATGGACGCACTGCCGCTGCAGGAACACAGCGGCCGTGAGTGGGCCAGCGTCCACCCCGGCGTGATGCACGCATGCGGCCACGACGGCCATACGGCCATGCTGCTGGCGGCCGCTCGCCACCTGGCCATGCGCGGCGAGTTCTCCGGCACGCTCAACCTGATCTTCCAGCCGGCCGAGGAGCACCCTGGGGGTGCTCGCCTGATGATCGAGCAGGGCCTGTTCGAGCGCTTTCCCTGCGACGCGGTGTTCGCCATGCACAACATGCCGGGCACGCCGCAGGGCGATTTCGTCTTCCGGGACGGCCCGGCCATGGCGTCCAGCGACGACGTGATCATCACCGTGCGCGGGCAAGGCGGCCACGGCGCCATGCCGCATCGCGCCACCGACCCCATCGTGGCGGCCTCCAGCATCGTCCTGGCGCTTCAGACCGTGGTGTCGCGCAACGTTGATCCCCAGCAAACCGCCGTCGTTACGGTCGGATCGTTCCAGGCCGGCGCCGCCAACAACGTGATCCCGGACAGCGCTCGGCTGCTCGTCAGCGTGCGCGCCCTCGATCGTGGTGTGCGCGACCTGCTGCAACAGCGCATCACCGCGCTGGCGCAGGCGCAGGCCGCGAGCTACGGCCTGGAGGCCGGCGTCGAGTACCTTCGCGACTACCCGGTGCTGGTGAACACGCCGGCTGAAACGGAGTTCGCGCGCCGCGTCGCCATCGAACTGGTCGGCGCCGACAAGGTCGTCGCGCACGGCCCGGCCCAGACCGGAAGCGAGGACTTCGCCGTGATGCTGGAGCACTGCCCCGGTGCCTACGTGCTGATCGGAAACGGCGACGGCGAAGGCACCTGCATGGTCCACAACCCCGGCTACGACTTCAACGACGGCAACGTGGCCGTGGGCGCCGCCTTCTGGTGCCTGCTGGCCGAGCGCTTCCTCACCGACTGA
- the gabT gene encoding 4-aminobutyrate--2-oxoglutarate transaminase has protein sequence MKTIETGESFAGTSWRERLRAAIPQGIAVATDVFAERALNAQLWDVDGRRYIDFAGGIGVLNVGHRHPRVLQAVHEQAERFLHTCWQVIPYPGYVQLAEVLNRLAPLGGAAAKTALFSTGAEAVENAVKIARAATGRTAVIAFSGAFHGRTAMGMALTGKVTPYKSSFGALPPEVFHAPFPADGVDAVAALQGLNRIFRADVDPRRVAAIIIEPVQGEGGFHAAPFEFLRELRTTCDQHGIVLIADEIQSGFGRTGTWFAIDQSGITPDLITCAKSLAGGLPLSAVIGRAELMDAVPPGGLGGTYAGNPVAVAAALAVVEVMLGERLTHRSDVLGRRLRERLDALRPEIPALAELRGLGSMAAAAFRHPDGRPHPQFAKRVVDQALQRGLILLTCGAEAEAIRFLYPLTIEDDTFAEALDLLAASLHACVA, from the coding sequence ATGAAGACGATCGAGACCGGCGAGAGCTTCGCCGGAACATCCTGGCGTGAACGGCTTCGGGCAGCCATCCCGCAGGGCATCGCGGTTGCCACCGACGTCTTCGCCGAGCGCGCGCTCAATGCGCAGCTGTGGGACGTCGACGGTCGCCGCTACATCGACTTCGCCGGCGGCATCGGCGTGCTCAACGTCGGTCACCGGCATCCGCGCGTGCTGCAGGCCGTGCATGAGCAAGCCGAGCGCTTCCTGCACACCTGCTGGCAGGTGATCCCCTATCCAGGCTACGTGCAGCTCGCCGAGGTCCTGAACCGGTTGGCTCCACTGGGCGGCGCCGCGGCCAAGACCGCGCTCTTCTCCACCGGCGCCGAAGCGGTCGAGAACGCCGTGAAGATCGCCCGCGCAGCCACCGGCCGGACGGCGGTGATCGCCTTCAGCGGCGCGTTTCACGGCCGCACGGCGATGGGCATGGCGCTGACCGGCAAGGTCACGCCCTACAAGAGCAGTTTTGGCGCCCTGCCCCCGGAGGTGTTCCATGCACCGTTTCCCGCCGATGGCGTGGATGCAGTTGCAGCCTTGCAGGGATTGAACCGCATCTTCCGTGCCGACGTCGATCCCCGCCGGGTGGCCGCGATCATCATCGAGCCCGTCCAGGGAGAAGGCGGCTTCCATGCTGCCCCATTCGAGTTCCTGCGCGAGTTGCGCACCACCTGCGATCAGCACGGCATCGTGCTGATCGCGGATGAGATCCAGAGCGGCTTCGGCCGCACGGGAACCTGGTTTGCGATCGATCAATCCGGCATCACGCCGGACCTCATCACCTGTGCCAAGAGCCTGGCGGGGGGCTTGCCACTCTCAGCGGTGATCGGGCGCGCGGAACTCATGGACGCCGTGCCGCCGGGCGGACTCGGGGGCACCTACGCGGGCAACCCCGTCGCGGTTGCGGCCGCCCTCGCCGTCGTTGAGGTGATGCTTGGCGAGCGACTGACCCATCGTTCGGACGTCCTGGGGCGCCGCCTGCGCGAGCGGCTCGACGCGCTTCGCCCCGAGATCCCTGCGCTGGCCGAATTGCGTGGACTCGGCAGCATGGCAGCCGCGGCCTTCCGGCATCCGGACGGCCGGCCGCACCCTCAATTCGCCAAGCGGGTGGTGGATCAGGCCCTGCAGCGCGGCCTGATCCTCCTGACCTGCGGCGCCGAGGCGGAAGCGATCCGCTTCCTCTACCCGCTCACCATCGAGGACGACACCTTCGCCGAGGCGCTGGACCTCCTCGCGGCCAGCCTGCACGCCTGTGTTGCCTGA
- a CDS encoding LysR family transcriptional regulator: MKLQQLQVLVHVVDHGGIRAAARQLHLSQAAVTKSMRLLEEVAGVSLLRRGSRGVEPTEAGEKLLARARLVTRQVELAQEELRQLAGEDEGRVRIGLTPYVTLTALGEAFHWFRQRYREVKVEFSEGLMRRVLPRLRDGTLDLAVVAADVGELQGDEFSVRRLSRARQHIVVREGHPVLTQPSAALLAQQEWVMTHPIPADRQNRVWAMFALAGLEPPERVVVCETLAALTLLRNSDAVGIMPEPLQGHPESRGIVAVPDCGLTPTDIELLLLARPDIPLTPAAEFFGHCVAQIISGEAGAARPQVVNSAAPSAHP; the protein is encoded by the coding sequence ATGAAGCTCCAGCAACTCCAGGTATTGGTCCATGTGGTGGACCACGGCGGCATCCGGGCTGCCGCGCGCCAACTGCACCTCTCGCAGGCTGCCGTCACCAAATCCATGCGCCTGCTGGAGGAGGTGGCAGGGGTCTCGCTGCTGCGCCGCGGTTCGCGCGGCGTCGAGCCGACGGAGGCTGGCGAAAAACTACTGGCGCGCGCGCGGCTCGTCACGCGTCAAGTCGAGCTGGCTCAGGAGGAACTGCGCCAGCTCGCCGGCGAGGACGAGGGGCGGGTGCGGATCGGGCTGACCCCGTACGTGACGCTCACCGCCTTGGGCGAGGCGTTCCACTGGTTTCGCCAGCGCTACCGCGAAGTCAAGGTGGAATTCAGCGAGGGGCTCATGAGGCGCGTGCTGCCCCGGCTTCGCGACGGGACTCTCGACCTGGCCGTCGTCGCCGCCGACGTGGGCGAACTGCAGGGCGATGAATTCAGCGTGCGCCGGCTGAGCCGGGCCCGCCAGCACATCGTGGTTCGCGAAGGCCACCCTGTGCTGACGCAGCCCAGCGCCGCCTTGCTGGCCCAGCAGGAGTGGGTGATGACGCATCCGATCCCCGCGGATCGTCAGAACCGGGTCTGGGCCATGTTCGCTCTGGCGGGGCTGGAGCCGCCCGAGCGCGTGGTCGTGTGCGAGACCCTGGCCGCGCTTACGCTTCTGCGCAACTCGGACGCGGTGGGCATCATGCCGGAGCCGCTGCAAGGCCACCCCGAGTCACGCGGCATCGTCGCTGTGCCCGATTGCGGACTCACGCCGACCGACATCGAATTGCTGCTGCTCGCCAGGCCCGACATCCCCCTGACACCGGCGGCCGAGTTTTTCGGTCACTGCGTCGCCCAGATCATCTCCGGCGAAGCAGGAGCGGCTCGGCCCCAAGTGGTCAATTCAGCGGCGCCTTCCGCCCATCCTTGA
- a CDS encoding branched-chain amino acid ABC transporter substrate-binding protein yields the protein MHRFSRTALVLGIAFAGTSLQAQDTLVVRLGHVSPTSGPAAHLGADNVNGMRMAIDDLNAAGVLIGNRKARFEMIAEDDGADPKQGTAAAQKLCDQKVNGVVGHLTSGSTLPASRIYNDCGIPHISPVATNAKLTQQGYKTSFRLLANDNAMGAGLAHYAADTLKLKKVAVVDDRTAYGQGVAEVFKKTARSLGLQVVDEQYASDKSVDFTPLLTAIRAKNAEAIFYGGLDAQAGPMLRQMQMLGMGKVRLFGGDGICTHRLVELAGSPANVAAVTCGEGGASVDKMPGGAAWKKRYDARFPGQFQGNAPYGYDAALVLVEAMKRAGSADPAKYAPELFKLSYQGVTGRIEFDSTGELKNPAMTLFQFKDGRKAPLN from the coding sequence ATGCATCGATTCAGCCGTACCGCGCTCGTGCTGGGCATCGCTTTCGCGGGCACCAGCCTGCAAGCCCAGGACACGCTGGTCGTGCGCCTCGGCCACGTTTCGCCCACGTCCGGCCCCGCAGCCCACCTGGGCGCGGACAACGTCAATGGCATGCGGATGGCTATTGACGACCTCAACGCGGCGGGTGTGCTCATCGGGAACCGGAAGGCGCGATTCGAGATGATCGCCGAGGACGACGGCGCCGACCCCAAGCAAGGCACGGCGGCGGCGCAAAAGCTGTGCGACCAGAAGGTCAACGGTGTGGTGGGGCACCTCACCTCGGGCTCCACGCTGCCCGCTTCCCGCATCTACAACGACTGCGGCATCCCCCATATCAGCCCGGTGGCGACCAACGCCAAGCTGACGCAGCAAGGCTACAAGACCAGCTTTCGATTGCTGGCCAACGACAACGCCATGGGCGCCGGACTGGCCCATTACGCTGCGGACACCCTGAAGCTGAAGAAGGTCGCGGTGGTGGATGACCGTACCGCCTACGGGCAGGGCGTGGCCGAAGTCTTCAAGAAGACCGCGCGTTCGCTGGGCCTGCAGGTGGTGGACGAGCAGTACGCGAGCGACAAGTCCGTCGACTTCACGCCCCTCCTCACTGCCATCCGCGCCAAGAACGCGGAAGCGATCTTCTACGGCGGCCTGGATGCGCAAGCCGGCCCCATGCTGAGGCAGATGCAGATGCTCGGCATGGGCAAGGTGAGGCTGTTCGGCGGCGACGGCATCTGCACCCACCGCCTGGTGGAACTGGCCGGCAGTCCCGCCAACGTGGCCGCCGTCACCTGCGGGGAAGGCGGTGCCTCGGTCGACAAGATGCCTGGCGGGGCCGCCTGGAAAAAGCGCTACGACGCCCGATTCCCGGGCCAGTTCCAAGGCAATGCACCCTACGGCTATGACGCCGCGCTGGTCCTGGTGGAAGCGATGAAGCGCGCCGGCTCGGCGGACCCTGCCAAGTACGCGCCGGAGCTGTTCAAGCTGAGCTACCAAGGGGTGACGGGGCGCATCGAGTTCGACTCAACCGGCGAGTTGAAGAACCCGGCCATGACGCTGTTCCAGTTCAAGGATGGGCGGAAGGCGCCGCTGAATTGA
- a CDS encoding ankyrin repeat domain-containing protein — translation MLTRLLPAAVAALWLGSALPAGAQVAPSVAEAAAYGGMHAAAWRGDAAAVRRLAAAEPWSIDARDAHGRTPLHAAAFAGQRAVIRVLAEAGAKLDLLENDRYDSVTIAAVADDGQTLALLLSLGASAKQITSRYDGTALIAAAHLGHAGVVRQLIAAGAPLDHVNNLHWTATIEAIVLGDGGPRHQATLAALIEAGANLEIADRHGRTPLQLARSRGYAAMEQMLETALGRRRSTGR, via the coding sequence ATGCTGACCCGCCTCCTGCCCGCCGCTGTTGCCGCACTCTGGCTGGGTTCGGCGCTCCCGGCCGGCGCGCAAGTGGCCCCGAGCGTCGCGGAAGCAGCCGCCTACGGTGGCATGCACGCGGCGGCGTGGCGGGGCGATGCCGCCGCGGTGCGTCGCCTCGCGGCCGCCGAACCCTGGTCCATCGATGCGCGCGATGCACACGGGCGTACGCCCCTTCACGCGGCCGCGTTCGCCGGGCAACGCGCGGTGATCCGCGTGCTGGCCGAAGCCGGCGCGAAGCTGGACCTGCTCGAGAACGACCGCTACGACAGCGTGACGATCGCCGCCGTCGCGGACGACGGGCAAACCCTCGCGCTGTTGCTCTCCCTGGGTGCGAGTGCCAAGCAGATCACCAGTCGCTATGACGGAACGGCCCTGATCGCAGCCGCCCATCTGGGGCACGCCGGCGTCGTGCGCCAGCTGATCGCGGCCGGCGCCCCGCTCGACCACGTCAACAACCTGCACTGGACCGCCACGATCGAGGCCATCGTCCTGGGCGACGGCGGCCCGCGGCACCAGGCCACCCTGGCGGCTCTGATCGAGGCCGGCGCGAACCTGGAGATCGCCGACCGGCACGGCCGAACGCCGTTGCAGCTGGCGCGCAGCCGCGGATACGCCGCGATGGAGCAGATGCTGGAAACAGCGCTCGGGCGGCGACGCTCGACCGGGCGTTAG
- a CDS encoding GlcG/HbpS family heme-binding protein yields MNAKPLLLVSTLLLAAVGAHAQAVRTERNMSLDLASQLAGATVAACSAGGYAVAATVVDRAGTVRAVHRADLAGPHTLEASRLKAYTAASAKNSTLAMMEAAQKNPAAANLVNIPGYLLLGGGVPVKVGNEVIGAIGVGGAPGGHLDEQCAMAALDKAKALLQ; encoded by the coding sequence GTGAACGCCAAGCCCCTCCTCCTCGTTTCCACCCTGCTGCTCGCCGCCGTCGGCGCGCACGCGCAGGCCGTGCGCACCGAACGCAACATGTCACTGGACCTGGCCAGCCAGCTCGCGGGCGCCACCGTCGCGGCCTGCTCCGCCGGCGGCTACGCGGTCGCCGCCACCGTGGTCGACCGGGCGGGCACGGTGCGCGCGGTGCACCGCGCCGACCTGGCCGGCCCGCATACGCTGGAAGCGAGCCGCCTGAAGGCCTACACCGCGGCGTCGGCTAAGAACAGCACGCTCGCGATGATGGAAGCGGCGCAGAAGAACCCCGCGGCTGCGAACCTGGTCAACATCCCCGGCTACCTGCTGCTCGGCGGCGGCGTTCCGGTCAAGGTGGGCAACGAGGTGATCGGCGCCATCGGCGTCGGCGGCGCGCCCGGCGGACACCTCGACGAGCAGTGTGCAATGGCCGCGCTCGACAAGGCGAAAGCCCTCCTGCAGTGA
- a CDS encoding response regulator transcription factor, translated as MTPDQSPVIQLVDDDAAVRQALTLLIGTIGLRVQAWSDPTDFLAGMDHAAIGAIVLDVRMPGIGGLSVLEQLLANGVDQPVIMLTGHGTVDMCRRAFKAGAAEFLEKPVDDELLLETLQHAVRQHVRTRERRQADRVTRERFAQLSGREREVLAFIVEGLTNKQIGRALGLSPRTVEAHRAHLFEKLQAPSLAQLIRQYAALVDAGPGGAAA; from the coding sequence ATGACGCCCGACCAATCGCCCGTGATCCAGCTGGTCGACGACGACGCCGCGGTGCGCCAGGCCTTGACGCTGCTGATCGGGACCATCGGCCTGCGCGTGCAGGCCTGGAGCGACCCGACGGATTTCCTGGCCGGCATGGACCACGCAGCCATCGGCGCGATCGTGCTCGACGTGCGGATGCCGGGAATCGGCGGCCTGTCCGTGCTCGAGCAGCTCCTGGCGAACGGGGTCGATCAACCCGTGATCATGCTGACCGGCCACGGCACCGTCGACATGTGCCGGCGGGCGTTCAAGGCCGGCGCGGCGGAGTTCCTGGAAAAGCCGGTCGACGACGAGCTGCTCCTGGAGACGCTGCAGCACGCCGTGCGGCAGCATGTTCGCACCCGTGAGCGGCGGCAGGCCGACCGCGTCACGCGCGAGCGCTTCGCGCAGCTCTCCGGCCGCGAGCGCGAAGTCCTCGCCTTCATCGTGGAGGGGCTCACCAACAAGCAGATCGGGCGTGCCCTGGGCCTGTCGCCACGCACCGTGGAGGCGCATCGCGCGCACCTGTTCGAGAAGCTCCAGGCGCCCTCGCTGGCGCAGCTGATCCGGCAGTACGCTGCCCTGGTGGACGCAGGGCCGGGCGGCGCGGCCGCGTAG
- a CDS encoding sensor histidine kinase — protein sequence MLSRLRRHAFLAAGGLLVALAGSALLVASELGRQREAFDTQARIVHRLLSQRAAENDAVLATLALLQPSPAEHAIDRLQAIYPQLVAIQQRSAARDWTLPSLAIAEERSRTARRAVMADAQLAGGRYWLVQAAEPASFALRIDLAALAPGPEWPLRRDTGDTHVDLSLGDQRYVVQQAASAQGWGTRLAASKALAVESQPLVVTLSRRVTPAQWPWVWIALWWLGTGGFLAAFAAWRAQRRARARAEELLRLGQVGRLNALGELAAGLAHELNQPLTAVLANTQAAGRLLDDDPPDIVDARAAMSQAAQQARRASDVVRRLRRGLERTDPGAPQPVSLQDAVRSAFELLEPEFARRGVVPRFHAQAEVRVRAEPVALEQILHNLLMNALQALEQVPPGERSLWVALSQESGCGVLTVRDSGPGVPPELLPRLFEPFVSTRTGGLGLGLPLCESLASAMGGSIAAQPIPQRGASFRLTLPALP from the coding sequence ATGCTTTCCAGGCTGCGTCGACACGCGTTCCTGGCCGCCGGCGGGCTGCTGGTGGCCCTTGCGGGCTCGGCCTTGCTGGTCGCTTCCGAACTGGGCCGACAGCGCGAAGCATTCGACACGCAGGCCCGCATCGTGCATCGCCTGCTCAGCCAGCGTGCCGCGGAGAACGATGCGGTGCTGGCGACGCTCGCGCTGCTGCAGCCCTCCCCCGCCGAGCACGCCATCGACCGGCTGCAGGCGATCTACCCCCAGCTGGTCGCCATCCAGCAGCGCAGCGCCGCACGCGACTGGACGCTGCCTTCGCTCGCGATCGCCGAGGAACGCTCCCGCACGGCCAGGCGTGCGGTGATGGCCGACGCGCAGCTCGCAGGCGGCCGGTACTGGCTGGTGCAAGCTGCCGAGCCCGCGAGCTTCGCCTTGCGCATCGACCTTGCGGCGTTGGCGCCCGGGCCCGAGTGGCCGCTGCGCCGTGACACCGGCGACACCCATGTCGATCTGTCGCTCGGCGACCAGCGGTACGTCGTGCAGCAGGCGGCCAGCGCCCAGGGATGGGGAACGCGGCTGGCCGCCAGCAAGGCGCTCGCGGTGGAAAGCCAGCCGCTTGTCGTGACCCTGTCGCGCCGGGTCACGCCCGCGCAGTGGCCGTGGGTGTGGATCGCGCTCTGGTGGCTCGGCACAGGCGGCTTCCTGGCCGCGTTCGCCGCCTGGCGCGCGCAACGCCGTGCCCGGGCCCGGGCCGAAGAGCTGCTTCGCCTGGGGCAGGTCGGCCGCCTGAACGCCTTGGGCGAACTCGCGGCGGGGTTGGCGCACGAGCTGAACCAGCCGCTGACCGCGGTGCTCGCCAATACCCAGGCGGCCGGCCGGCTGCTCGACGACGATCCGCCGGACATCGTCGACGCGCGTGCGGCGATGTCGCAGGCAGCGCAGCAGGCCCGGCGCGCGAGCGACGTGGTGCGGCGCCTGCGGCGCGGGCTCGAGCGGACCGATCCCGGCGCGCCGCAACCGGTCAGCCTGCAGGACGCGGTGCGCAGCGCGTTCGAACTGCTCGAGCCCGAATTCGCCCGCCGTGGGGTCGTCCCGCGATTCCATGCGCAGGCCGAGGTCCGGGTCCGGGCCGAGCCGGTGGCCCTGGAGCAGATCCTGCACAACCTGCTGATGAACGCGTTGCAGGCACTGGAACAGGTGCCACCCGGGGAGCGCTCCCTCTGGGTCGCCCTGTCGCAGGAAAGCGGCTGCGGCGTCCTCACCGTGCGCGACTCGGGGCCGGGCGTGCCGCCGGAGCTGCTGCCCCGCCTGTTCGAGCCGTTCGTGAGCACGCGCACAGGCGGGCTCGGCCTCGGACTGCCCCTGTGCGAGAGTCTCGCCAGCGCGATGGGCGGCAGCATCGCCGCGCAGCCGATCCCGCAACGCGGCGCCAGCTTCCGCCTCACCTTGCCCGCCCTGCCATGA
- a CDS encoding DUF2783 domain-containing protein, with product MTAPHSLTIPGLETVYDLLATAIDEAGPDKSELLLVKLALLNANALGDPELFRAHLASAAADL from the coding sequence ATGACCGCGCCGCACAGCCTGACCATCCCCGGCCTGGAGACGGTCTACGACCTGCTCGCCACCGCGATCGACGAGGCGGGCCCGGACAAGTCCGAACTGCTGCTCGTCAAGCTCGCGCTGCTGAATGCGAACGCGCTGGGTGACCCGGAACTGTTCCGGGCCCACCTCGCATCCGCCGCGGCGGACCTCTAA